Part of the Raphanus sativus cultivar WK10039 unplaced genomic scaffold, ASM80110v3 Scaffold1606, whole genome shotgun sequence genome is shown below.
ttttttgttgttttttcagtATAAAGATTAACTATtattcgttttaattatataaatcgtaacatgatcaagtttcaattatGCGGGTTTGTAATAGTGTGTACAGTATGGCGAAATTTAAAATCCGTCATACAACCGTTTTGTGTTTGTAATAAGTTAAACAATGTTTTATCCGAAATTCTTACttgggctattatataattttaaagatttataattatataaaaatattgctAAAAGCACGGGTTGTTTTCACTTGTTAAccgaaaattaatttacaaattactattattttatatttttatattttaaattttcaagtcataacaattgaattttttatttttattatttgttttttctcttcaaaataaataaataaaacaaatatttggtcaagagtgattcgaatgaatttataattttttattaaagagcatataatttaaaagttttttttgaaaataatgttgAGTTTTAAGAAGTGTTTTCATATTCGACCTAGATCTGTTGAACTGGAAGACCGTACCATGTATATATCTAGTTcggatttaatgaaaaaatcgtTAATTAAAAATCCGATAAAACCCGGTAAAACTCAAAAATTTCATTATTAACCTGTGATCTAATACCAATgatcaaataaaacataaaatatcttatagtattttgtttttttattaaattaatcatatactttttaataatatataaatttgtggtctttaaactttgatgatatttttattatgtcatccaaataaaaaaaataatataaaaacttattaatatgacaatattagtttatttttgttattaatgacctattataagtttgtatttttctattttattttagatttaaaattaaatttatgatgcatatatttaagaaaataacattatagtgtcattatgtttttttatccatttagtttcagaatatatatgtctaatatttgaacataaaatatttatattaaataaaggtaacacattttataaatatgtgtaagCCCATTATTTGTTGatccattaaaatatatttttgcagatCCAAAACTAAAAAACTCAAATgccattaataaattttattaattctttataaaaataaatgtatttttggaaaacttaaaacgTTCATTAAGGATATAATTTAGGAATGATTCtgttttaatggtattgatcCTCTAATACAATATTCAACACATAGGAGGTTCGAACATTCGTTTGGGGACAACAGAAGTAGCTCGTGTATGCTTAGAGAATGAATAGTAACTGGTCGAGACCAATGAAGCATTCCAAACTATATAGTTGGAGCAGTACACGTTTGTACATCCGTTGATTGAGAAAGGTTAAATTGCAAACGCTTATATCTTATCACAACATAATTTATTACATAGCTTTCTGTTTTCAATGCGTAGTTATGATTCGGATCAAACCTAAATGTTATTATAATCCAGCTGGATAACTTTTAATTTGAGTAAGAAAATATGTCAGTGTTacaaaaaagttacaaaaataaaagtaagaTAATGATAGAACACGTAAGCATAAACAGTTAAAATATAATGAGTCGTGAGAATGATGAAAAACTCCAAAGGccttttttatattgttttagatttttaataaaCCATACCAAAAACTACATTAGAGAacatattctaaaataaaaaccaatacATACtcatttttgaaatataagTACTCCATCCGCATCACAATCTCAGCTTCACCTATTCCTTACGTGGCATCTTCACCACCTTTAAAGAATTTGATGCCTGAGGTTTCTTGATGGCGACACCACTTGGAGATGTTCCTACACTTAAATTACCAGCCTCACAGGTATGTAGTTTTGTCATCTCACCATCGAATCCAACAAAGACACCCTCCACACGGTACCTTACAAAGCAGATATAAAGTATTAGTACATGTTGCTATATCAGAGTGTGAATGTACAATAacttttataaactaaaaacaacTAAATAATTCAAATAGTCCAATATACCTGAGCAAACCAAGTTATTGCAGGTCACGCAAGTAAAGGATGAGACCGTTCGTTGGAAGTTCTTTGTCCATCTAAAGCAAGAGACATAACACCAGCCTATCTACATTTTGATATCAGTCACCATTCCAGTGCAGACAAATTCAATGTTCTACATTTTGAACTTTGCAGAAACATATACGgaatataaacttttaaaatattagagcAGTAAAAACGGACTGTTCAACCTGAGGCTTCGAAATGATGACGAAATCATTGATCTCAGCTGAAGTAAGAGGTTCAACCTTTGCATAGCCTCTAAGAAAATATGAACATGGGTGTTCCCAGGTCTTTGGAAACCAGCCTGCAAACACCTACTCATAAAAAACAGAATCCCCTGCATCAGTTTCCTTGTCGAAAGATACATGTGTTCCTGAGGTGACATCCAAGAACAATGTCCTGCATGAAAATATTCCATGTGTGTTTGAAGAATATTAGGCGCTCCTCACAC
Proteins encoded:
- the LOC130494233 gene encoding uncharacterized protein LOC130494233 isoform X1, with the protein product MSSGNNGDQAAVVSYLNVSRFGDYESLLGLNNTKHASTSLSGVIGELTAVRSTVSDIPQGQERIKIDRHCSWMSPQEHMYLSTRKLMQGILFFMSRCLQAGFQRPGNTHVHIFLEAMQRLNLLLQLRSMISSSFRSLRLVLCLLL
- the LOC130494233 gene encoding uncharacterized protein LOC130494233 isoform X2, whose protein sequence is MSSGNNGDQAAVVSYLNVSRFGDYESLLGLNNTKHASTSLSGVIGELTAVRSTVSDIPQGQERIKIDRHCSWMSPQEHMYLSTRKLMQGILFFMSRCLQAGFQRPGNTHVHIFLEAMQRLNLLLQLRSMISSSFRSLR
- the LOC130494233 gene encoding uncharacterized protein LOC130494233 isoform X3, translated to MEIKQPSFRIWFGDYESLLGLNNTKHASTSLSGVIGELTAVRSTVSDIPQGQERIKIDRHCSWMSPQEHMYLSTRKLMQGILFFMSRCLQAGFQRPGNTHVHIFLEAMQRLNLLLQLRSMISSSFRSLRLNSPFLLL